A window of Thunnus thynnus chromosome 17, fThuThy2.1, whole genome shotgun sequence contains these coding sequences:
- the fmc1 gene encoding protein FMC1 homolog, whose protein sequence is MAALSSPLRVCRGILKELRAIQGPSYKQSLAYNYVMDQFRKNQLTGERYCRAQQEALHASHTYLCLLSSTRNHLALHNLYHGKGERSPEEVAGLVGLRLPTQPGGKGWEK, encoded by the exons ATGGCAGCGCTGTCATCACCTCTACGAGTCTGTCGAGGAATACTCAAAGAATTACGTGCCATCCAGGGACCAAGTTATAAACAGTCATTGGCCTACAACTATGTTATGGATCAGTTTCGTAAAAATCAG TTAACAGGAGAAAGGTACTGCCGTGCCCAGCAGGAGGCGCTCCATGCCTCACACACATATCTGTGTTTGCTGTCTTCTACCAGGAACCACCTGGCACTGCACAACCTTTACCATGGCAAGGGAGAGCGCAGCCCAGAAGAAGTGGCTGGCCTCGTGGGGCTCAGGTTGCCCACTCAGCCTGGAGGCAAAGGCTGGGAGAAGTGA